From a single Bacillus gobiensis genomic region:
- the asnS gene encoding asparagine--tRNA ligase, protein MKTTINQVYKHVGEEVTIGAWVANKRSSGKIAFLQLRDGTGFIQGVVVKAEVEEKIFQIAKSATQETSLYVQGVVKEDERSPLGFELAVTGIEVISESIDFPITPKEHGTEFLMDHRHLWLRSRRQHAVMKIRNEIIRATYEFFNENGFVKVDPPILTGSAPEGTTELFATKYFDEDAYLSQSGQLYMEAAAMALGKVFSFGPTFRAEKSKTRRHLIEFWMIEPEMAFVEFKENLEVQENYVSFVVQSVLERCEIELKTLGRDTSKLEKIKVPFPRITYDEAIEFLKEKGFTDIEWGEDFGSPHETAIAESYNMPVFITHYPTKIKPFYMQPSADREDVVLCADLIAPEGYGEIIGGSERIHDMELLESRLKEHGLESDAYKWYAELRKYGSVPHSGFGLGLERTVAWLSGVEHVRETIPFPRLLNRLYP, encoded by the coding sequence TTGAAAACAACAATTAATCAAGTATATAAACATGTCGGCGAAGAGGTAACAATCGGTGCTTGGGTTGCCAACAAGAGGTCGAGCGGAAAGATTGCCTTTCTGCAGCTTAGAGATGGAACGGGATTCATCCAAGGAGTTGTCGTAAAGGCTGAAGTCGAAGAAAAGATTTTTCAAATAGCCAAATCGGCAACACAGGAAACTTCTCTTTATGTTCAAGGAGTTGTGAAGGAAGATGAAAGATCACCTCTCGGCTTTGAGCTCGCCGTGACAGGAATCGAAGTGATCAGTGAATCCATCGACTTTCCGATTACACCTAAGGAGCACGGAACAGAATTCCTGATGGACCACAGGCATCTTTGGCTTAGGAGCAGACGCCAGCACGCGGTCATGAAAATCCGCAATGAAATCATTCGTGCTACATATGAATTTTTTAATGAAAACGGCTTTGTGAAAGTAGACCCGCCAATTCTTACTGGAAGTGCGCCTGAAGGAACAACAGAGCTTTTTGCGACAAAGTATTTTGACGAGGACGCTTACCTTTCACAAAGCGGGCAGCTTTATATGGAAGCCGCCGCTATGGCATTAGGGAAAGTATTTTCCTTTGGCCCTACATTCCGGGCAGAAAAATCAAAAACAAGAAGGCACCTTATTGAATTTTGGATGATTGAACCGGAAATGGCATTTGTAGAATTCAAAGAAAATCTTGAGGTTCAAGAAAATTATGTGTCATTTGTTGTTCAAAGCGTGCTTGAGCGTTGCGAGATCGAATTAAAGACATTAGGCAGAGATACAAGCAAGCTTGAAAAAATTAAAGTTCCTTTCCCGCGAATTACGTATGATGAAGCTATTGAGTTTCTAAAAGAAAAAGGCTTCACTGATATTGAATGGGGGGAAGATTTCGGTTCCCCGCATGAAACAGCTATCGCCGAAAGCTATAACATGCCAGTCTTTATTACACACTATCCGACAAAGATTAAGCCGTTTTACATGCAGCCAAGCGCAGATCGCGAGGATGTCGTATTATGCGCAGACTTAATTGCGCCTGAAGGCTACGGAGAAATCATCGGCGGTTCGGAACGGATCCATGACATGGAATTGCTGGAGTCGCGATTGAAGGAGCACGGACTGGAATCAGATGCCTACAAATGGTACGCTGAACTCAGAAAATACGGTTCTGTCCCTCATTCAGGTTTCGGACTCGGTTTAGAACGGACGGTCGCCTGGCTGAGCGGGGTAGAGCACGTCAGGGAAACGATTCCGTTCCCTAGATTGCTCAACCGCTTATACCCTTAG
- the tseB gene encoding cell wall elongation/penicillin-binding protein regulator TseB, producing MEKKYLFIVLPLILLLAFGIFAGTVIYQPAMAQKAEGHDQAINKAEEAAHLTKIDQAQTFVGKEKHFIIEGKNDKNESVYVWVPDNKNQKIIYKAINEGITEKQAADVLRDGGEARDVIGIQLAREGDVLLWEIAYMNQDNQYTLSYVDFSNGKIHKTITP from the coding sequence ATATTTATTTATTGTCCTGCCTCTTATTTTGCTTCTGGCTTTTGGAATTTTCGCAGGTACGGTGATTTACCAACCAGCAATGGCTCAAAAAGCTGAAGGGCATGATCAAGCAATCAATAAAGCAGAAGAAGCGGCTCATCTAACTAAGATTGACCAGGCACAGACGTTTGTCGGGAAAGAAAAACATTTTATTATTGAAGGTAAAAATGATAAAAATGAATCAGTGTATGTGTGGGTTCCAGATAATAAAAACCAAAAAATTATTTATAAAGCGATAAACGAAGGAATCACAGAAAAGCAGGCAGCAGATGTGCTTCGTGATGGGGGAGAAGCCAGAGACGTGATAGGTATACAGCTGGCGAGAGAAGGAGATGTTCTGCTTTGGGAAATTGCATATATGAATCAAGACAATCAATACACGTTAAGTTATGTAGATTTTTCAAACGGAAAAATTCATAAAACAATTACTCCTTGA